Within the Phalacrocorax aristotelis chromosome 13, bGulAri2.1, whole genome shotgun sequence genome, the region ACTTAAGACTGTGCTGGCCATCAGCTTCCTTTCCTGGAGGTTTTCAgactctgctttttctcctaGAGTCCATGAGTCGCTTTCTGCTCGCTCATAGACTGCAGAAGAAAGAGGGTTCTCTTATGGAATGAAGAGTCTGGATGTAGGCCTGAATGTAAAGGGTTAAAATTTCACCCAGGCTGTCCACCCTATTTTGAACTCAGAAATCCATGAAAATTTCATTACATTGTACTATCTAAACTTAATAAAAAATTGTCAAAGTGACAATGTCTCTCTGCTGAATGGACTTTCTTGCACCATCTGGATGTTGTTGAGCTTAAGTTGCTTTCATTTGAATTGTGCTGATGATCTTTTTTTGTTCCATAGCATTGAACAGATGGGTTGATTATTCTTTACAGATATTAATAAAGcagtggaaagaagaaatatgaataAGGCTTCATCAAGGTCCAGTCCGGCACGAAGGTAAAGTACCTGGAAGCAGTGAGTTATACTAGGAAGGTCAGGCTTTTAGGGCATGAGCCCAGCGGCCTGTGCTAAATGTCTGTGTCTCTTCCCTACCACCACCTCCCCAGTCAAACAGAGATGCTCAAGCGAGGCAGTTGGGACGTGGCCGCTCCACCTCTAAGAGCCCTTCTGGTGCTGACACCTCAGGAGGCACAAGGGAAACCTCGTGTCTGCTGCTGTTACTACAGCTAAGCACTGTGTTTTGCAGCACAGGTTGTAAGAGACTTGTGAGGAAGAATACACTTGATGTTTGCTCCTGCCTCAAGTGTCAGAGAAGCCAAGGCATATATAGACAACGCCGAGGGGCTGTAGTATTCCCAGTGCCATGCTGCAGAGGACTTCAGGATCTTGCCTCTTCTGATGTTGAAAGCTTCACTTGCTGAAATGAGACTGGAAAAGACACGTGAGCAAATCACAAGACAGAGCAAACATCTCTATTGCACTGTCCTGTCTGCATGTGTGCTTGTATTCTCAGTACCTGGAACCAATCCCCTCTGTCCAGTTAGTGATGTGTACCTGCAGCTTCTCCTGGTTTCCCATCCCTCGGTAGGCACAGTGTGCGCAGCTCCTGCACATCCTCTGTGTGTGAAGTTACAGGCAGGTGGAGAAGACAGACTGTCCTGTCGCAGGAAGACTACTTCAGTTCCTTTCCGTGGCATTACTAGGGAGAACACAAAGACGTGCTGTGGTTACAGTTTGGTATAAGGTGTGCATCTTCTATGCCTATACTGTAAAGCTTTCCACACAAAGGAGTGTTACATGTTGGACTTGAAGGTAATCAAGCTCTCCCGTGTCTGGTGTGCTCTACTAACTTGATCTGTTAAATTAccaaaaatggggaaaaagtgCAACTAGCAAGACATCTACCACCAAAAAACAGCGACTGAGTAGCTTCAGTTCTTGGCATCATCTGGGTCTTTTGTATGTTGTGCACTTACCCTGCACAGGGCCAAATGTGCTTGCAGAGACAAGCACGTGGGCATCACCCAGGAAGTGCTTCGGACACACATCTGGGGGTTCCCATTACAGATGCAGCAAGCCTTGGGCCTGGGCAGTGTCAGGTGTGCTCAGTGCTGGTGTGAGGCCCCCAAAAACACTGCAAGTACAGGAACAGCAGGCAGTGATGGCACACCTTCTGCCTTAGTGGCACTGCAGGTGTGTAGTGGAGGTTACAGACCACATTGCAGAGGGTCAAGCGGCAGACACTGATGCCTTGGGACCTGTGTTATCCTGCATGTATGCAAGAGCAGATGCCCATGTCGTGGACCCTGAGGAGCACTGAAGGTGTGTGAGCCATGGGCAGTGGTGCTGTGGGCACTTGGCTGTGGACTGGACTACTGCCACAGCTGCTGAAGTGCTTGTCACAGTGGCACCAAAGCCTGGATTCCAGCTGACACTGCAGGCACCATGGCCATCCCCTGTTGCTAGCGCCAGGTCCCAAGCAGCACCATGGGCATGGGTGGCAATGAGGTCACGGGCACACAGACAGTGGATGATGGAGCCTGGACCACGCTGCGGGCATGTGAACAACAGCCGCTGATGCTGGGGTGCAGAGTCCCATGCTGTACCACAGGCAGTGGTGCTAAGCCAGTGGTACCGAGTCCTGAGCAAGTGTGGGCAGCAGTGCTGATGCTGCTGAGGAGTTGGACTATGGTGACAGAGGCGTGGAAGCAGAAGGCTGCTGTCCCTTTGTGCCGCTGCCTCTGCAAGCGGCAGGGCAGCAATGCAGGTGCAAGAGCAGAAGACACCCGCACCACGTCTGTACTTCTGTTGCAGTTATGCATTGTTCATTCTGGATCTTTTTGTCTCTGCAGATAATGAATGTGGCCTGTTCTGGTCACCCCCCACTCCAGCTGGAATAAATGTCATATGCCAAACAATTACACTGCATCTGGCTGTTTTGCTATGTAGTCTTACAGCTACAGAAAGATCAGTTACTCAATATCCATTAGAGCAAATCAGAGGTTTCCCCAGAGCTTCTGCCATCATTCGCTGTaggctggggggaaggggacaATGATGTGTTTTTCCCATGGGATGTGTTTTCAACGCCGATCACAAACAAAAGTGGATTTGTGTGTCCAAAAAGCTGAAGGAGTTTACACTTGTTTGTGTGCaaatacagcatttcttttaCAGGAGGAGGTTATATATGCTCTTGGTGGCAACACTGTAGTTTGTCCTAAGATCTGTTTTGTGTCTGACACAAAAATAGAGAACGCCAGCACTCCTGCGTatcccccagcacagctgggtgtCTAACCACCAACGTCCATGCACAGACTGCACATCCATCACATTACTGTCCGCTCTGTCTGACAGTGAACTTGGGCACATCTGTCTTGCTGCTTCCGCTGTTCTCTCCAGCTGACTGCTACGTTAATGCACTGTACTGCAAGCAGGCTTATATTCTGCTTACCATTCATAAACTAGATCAGGCTGGTAGAGGGCTCTAAAAATCTGTCaagttttggaaataaaaaattcaaaaaactggggttttttttttaatggttgtCAGTATCTTGGGGAAAGAATATTCCAAACACGAAGCTCAATAGTTTCTCTGCAAGACTTTTTTTATGTTTGGCTTAGACTACAGTGAAAGTTATgattttttctggaaaacaaaatatgacCTTGGAAAAAACCCTACTGTTTTGGGAAGAGATGAAGACTGGAATGTTATTCTTCCTTGACTTCGAAGACAGTGCAGTACAAAGTCTGAATGACGTGGATCATTCAGATGTGACAAAGAAGCCTGTTCCTGCTGAGGATGCCATTCTCGTTGGGTTTAGTACCCTCTTAACATGGGGCATTGTAAACATAAGACTGGCTTTCTACAGAAACTATCCCTTCAAATCCAGGACGCAGTGGTAGCTATCATTGTTTTCTGCTAGCAGCACAAACCCAACTGCAACATGGAACCTACAGTGTCTTTGGTCACAGCAAGCTCCTTTTTTAATCATATGCCAGTAATGAATGAATTCAGGTATTCTGCTGTCATTAACTAGTGAATTTAATGGATCCCTTGAATGTTCCTGGCTATTGAATATTTGTGGGTATTGGGATCCAGCACCTTAAATTCTCTCAAATTTGCAAAAATTTGTTGAGTAGATGACCTGTGGTTGATGTTAGAGGCCAGAGGCCTTGAAACAGTAGTTTCTGAGGTGCTGGTTCTCTTCTTCCACAGGTGCTCTGCACTTCTAGTGATGGTCCATTAAGGAGCTTTCTGGGTCTTGTTTGGCTATGATAAATATTGGGATTAAGAAGCTTCTCTAGGCTCCTTCttcaacaaatatattttttttttggcaattcTTGCTATAGTGGGATAGGAGGGAGGATTCAGCTGCTGAGAAGGGTTGCTTTGGCACCTCAGGTAAGAGATCTAGGGGTAGCAGTACTCGTGTCATTAGCAGTCTAATGGAATTTCCCTGGTGTTTTCCTCAGAGAGCCATATGCCTACGGGGATGGCCGAGATGCCAGACGCGACCGCTCCCCTCTTCGGGGGAGCCCACGGAGAGACCCCAGAGATGGCAGGGATGGTAGAAACGGGCGAGATTCCAGAGACACTCGAGACATTCGAGCTAGAGACATGCGTGATGCCAGAGACCACAGGGACCCACGGGACCTGCGAGACCCACGGGATATCAGGGATCCAAGAGACTTGCGGGACCCTCGTGATGTTAGAGATCTTCGTGACCCACGGGAGCCACTGTATGATCGATACAGGGATCCACGGGATATGAGGAATCCACGAGATGTGAGGGATCCACGGGATATGAGGGATCCACGGGATATGAGAGACCCTCGGGACCCTTTGTACAGGTAATTTCCACGGGATCGTATTTGCCAACACGTTTTTATGGTGATCCTGCCTCAATGGCTGCACTAGTTTGAGTGGTGTCAGGCATTTAAGATCAGGGAATTGCTTTGGCTGGGGACAGTTGGGTGCCTGCTTTGTGTCTTGCGAGGAGCAGGTGGGTACTTCAGAAATTAAACTTGAGGaaggtctgtgtgtgctgtATTGGCAAAAGTTACTGCCTCAGACTGTGTGGAGCATGGAAATCCTTGGTTCTTTAAATGTTGCAGACGAGATGAAGCTTATGACCGTTACCTTCGCCTTGAAGACTACTATCGGCGGAAGGATGACTCTTACTACGACCGTTACAAAGAGCATTTTGATAGAGCACCAGTGAATTCAGAAGGTGAGTACCTTTAACATTATAGTGGGCAGACTGATGTTCTCCCTCTGGGAGGATGCAGGAGATGCCTGCAGTGCCAAGTGCGTTGCGTTCTGTGACGCTCCAAGCAGCTCCAAAAGGCATTGTTCTGTCCCTGTGGCTCGCTTTCAGACCGTCTGAAGCGTGAGGAGCGGCGCCGAGAGGAGCTGTACCGTCAGTACTATGAGGAAATCAAGAGGCGATTTGATGCAGAGAGACCTGTGGATTGTTCTGTGATAGTGGTGAATAAACAGACAAAGTAAGAAAATAGTTATGACCCATTTTATGTTTGCATGGTAGAAGAACATGGAATTAAACTTAGTCCTGCCTTGAGACTGTTTGTCTTACAGGTTGCTTTTGAGGAGTGTGGCTTTAGAGCCCTCAGAAAGCTACAGctcttgctgctgttctgagaAGATATGTTGATGAGACGGAGAAATGTTGTATCTTGTgctttacttttatttccttcttgtcACCTATCACTATACCTTCTCCTGATACTTTTCTACCTACTTTTCATATCAGCCTACTGTCGCGACAGGTTATAGTGGCCTGTACTTGTTATTCATGGGTTGAATGATGTGGAACTTATTAATATACGCCAACCAGCAGATAGTACAGAGCAGTTGTCAGGGTGGAGTTGCGGGGGTGTTCGTTTCAGAGCTCCTCTCAGATCAGTGATTAGGTTAGACACCAGTCAATACTGTTAATCCAATGTGCAAGAAGCATAAAATCACTGCTGGAAGTAGTCATGAACGATATCAAGAGCATGTGTAAGTAGTAACCAGGGTGATCTCATGCAGCAGTGCGAACACTTACTGGGGTTTCCCCACACAAACACAGTGTGTCTTTTTATTGTGCTAAATGCAAGATTGTTTATCTAGAAGCAAAATTCAGGCCATCCTTGTAGAAAGGTGTGCTTTCTCTTGGAATATAAGGACTTAAAACAATTTTAGGAGTCAAAGGGACTTGTATCAAAAATGTTAGTATATCCTTAGTTTGGAGAGCAGGCACTGTGTTGGGAAGAGAGGGGTACACCTATGCCTGGTACAGTGGGAGGAGGGCTGTAATGATGGCACCAGTCTGATGTCTTTATCtctacaaataaatatattaaagaacAGCAAAGATGTAAATAAATCATAGATCTGGGTTAGGCTCTGAGGAAAATGTCTGCCAAGGGGAAATTTAAAGCTCTGTCTCCTCAgcccttcagaaaaaaacatcatgagttggttttatttaactttGCTGTGTCTGTGAGGCAGGAAGAGAGAGCTGTGCTTGCCTGATCTGGTGGTAGAAGACAGAACAGGAAATCGGAACAAAGGAAGCAGTGAAACTAGAAGTATACTTCTGTGGTTTGCTTTTAATGGGGTTGATTACCTATTGGAACAAATCTTGAAATTTTACATTCTTTATCTCTTGGTGGCTAAAAGTCTTGGAAGGTATTTTAATAGACCACAAGTTATTGTACTCGATacagggagaattttttgtGCAAGAGGGTCAGCTTAATATCCTAAAGATCTTTTTGGTCTGTAACATCTACAAACCTTAAGAGCTGGAGTATGTTAACAAGTCTTGGGTGTTGAAGCATTAATGTCACCTACTATAGACCTGTTGAAAGATGACTCCCAAATAACTTAGATACACAGTTGGTGTGACTTAGAAATCCTTAAAAAGACAGTTGGTGGGGGGAACAGTTTTAGTCACCGTTATAATGTTTGCATCCAAAGATGATAAACTGAACCTCTTTCAAAAGATGTTGGTGCACGCAGACTAAATTTCTCAGAATGCACATGCAGTCAGTATTGCAGTTTTGGTACTTAGTATAGTAAGCTTAGAGAAAGGCTTGAAAACTTTAAGCTCAGCTGTATGAGCCATGGTTTGTTGTTTGGAATGGGAAGTTTGTAGGCTAGTGGACACAGGAACAGTGGCTCCAAGTGAATGTTTATGGATGGGTAGCTATCCTCTGAAAATTAATCTTCTAAGTCCAGAAGTTGGTCTGTGCTACAGTGAGTTAGGATAAGGCGCATTTGAAAGGTTAAGATACTGAATGTAGCACAAGTAGCTGACTTCTGTAGGTTAGCTGCTCTGCTGTGTACTCCTGAGATCTCTGCAGGCATAAATTACCTCACATAATGAATCCAGTTTAAACACATTTATACATAAGCAAATTTATAATAGTGTCAATCCCTTTGCAAACACTCTGTTTCCCAGCTAAGCTGAGGCTTGGTTTGTAATCTATTTCAGTTAAACTGAAATGACTGATCAGATCAAAATAAAGGTAGGTTATGGGCTTTTATGTTATTGTAATGAGATTGATTTAATACTGTCCTGTCAAACATTATGAAGTTTGGCAAGCCATCAAAAAAGTGAATCTGAGATGATGGAGAGGGTGGATGTGCCCggatttctctttctgtatgTGACTGACTTGTTAAACTCTGCTGGCTTTGCTTTGTGGTAGGGAGTACGCGGAGTCAGTGGGGCGGAAGGTGCGGGATCTGGGCATGGTAGTGGACCTGATCTTCCTCAACACAGAGATGTCACTGACGCAAGCCCTGGACGATGTGAGCAGAGGAGGGTCTCCTTTTGCCATTGTCATCACCCAGCAGCATCAAGTTCACCGCTCTTGCACTGTTAACATCATGTTTGGCACCCCACAAGGTACTGAGGTCTCAGTAGGCTGTTTAGCTCTGTGGTCGCTGAACAGCTCTAAATGCTGCTTTAGAACACTTTCAAGCAGAATCATGCAGGACAAAGCTCAATCTTGCTGTGACATAAGTAGTTATTAAGGCTTGACACCATGTCATAAATGTAAATGTCATTATTTACAAGTTTCCATAATACTTTATTTGTCCCATGTCAAAAGGACTGTCTAATTTCTGCCAAGAGGGAATCTTAGCTGCATTCTTAGCACCTAACATCACCAGCCTTTGCATCTTAGGGCAAGTCATGAACCCCGGCTCTAGAAATGACTGCATTGCATTGGTAGATTTCTGAGTAATACCAGTCCAACCTCAGTTTATCACTTGTTGCTCTCAAAGAGAGCCTGTTTGGAATGTGATGAATtacagaacagattttaaaaccaaatgtgAATTAAGGAGAACGGAATAAGGATAGCGTATTCGGTCAAGGTAAAGATCTGATCGTGAAACTGGGAAGATACACATACAAAGTGATTTGGTGTACGTGCACCACTTTCATGGAGCTAAAATGGCATTTTAGCACCATTTACACTCATCGCATCACTTTCCATCTCAGGGTGTGACTTAGTTGTTGCGAGTGTGAGGGTGGGTgtaggtattaaaaaaaagtcttgtcaGAATGTGAttctggaaagctgcctttTGCTCTGATCAGGTTCTCTCTCCCTTATTGTGTTCTCAAGTGATGTTTTGTGAGGTTCGTCTGGGAGAGTAAGCTTCTGAATGCACAGTCACTGGTTTTTGTGTGCTTACTGACTGAAGAAGCCCGGTTTCTTTTAACATTGGATGCAGATGTGAGGGGAGGGTTCTCTCATTTCCTGCACAAATACAGCTCATGGAGAATTTCACTGGGCTTTCCACTGCCCTTGGTTTTAACTCCAGCTCCTTTGGTTTAACACCCGTCCTCCCAGCAAAGCTTCTCTTCTTCTTTACTGGATCTAACGGTGTATCAAATCTGATAAGAACCTCAGTCATTTGCTCATATCCACAGCTCTTTCTAGAGAGTAAATATGCTCACTTGAACGGCCGCAGCCACCTTTCCATTCACATTAGTTTCATGGAACTCTTTCATAACTTGTGCACAGCGTAATGTTAAAATGAACCCCAGTTTTCTGTTCTGAGGAAAAGGGTGGTAGGATTTGATGATTTGCAGGTGATCAGAAGGTAAAGGCCTTCCCTTCACCCTTGGGTCTCCCTGCTTAAATCTGTCTCCAGGGAAGTATTTGCATGTGTGCGTTGTGAGGTGGAAATAATGACCTCAAAAACTTTAAAAGGCAAGTGCAAAAATTGGAATTGACCATTATTCATTGTATTACAGAAGAACTTGATTGCTGCTTATTGCGCCAAATCAGTAAACATGAGCAGCAAAGTGACATTGAATCagtgctgcttccctccccatcTCCTGCAGGCGCACGTGCTGTATTAAGGCATTGGCAACACAGAACCAAAAAGCATTCCCATCGCTGACCTGCTCTGGGAAGCTTTAGCAGCCTTCAGAGGGCAAGTTCTGGATCTGTCCATGACTTTAGCAGTAGAATGGCTGGAACTGTCTCCTCTTGGAGCACAGAGAATTTATGTGAGAGGTAGAGGGAGCTGCTTTCCCTTTTAATCGGGTGAGAGGCAAGAAAGACATTTCTTGGGCTGATACGATATCTTCTCAGAGCCTTCAGCTGTGGAAGTAAAGGATGGCCTTGCTGGGTGATAGCCTTGAGCCTTTTGTTGGGTTAGGAAATTGAGTGTTACTGCGTGCCTGGGAAGCTTCCCAAGTCTACGCTTGCAATCCCAAAGTAGCGCCTGCCTGCTGAATGAGATGTGCTGGTGTGTGTGAGGCAAGGCACCTCCTGTTAACATCACTTTGGTTTACTTAAGACATCTATTTCCCTTGTGCAGAACACCGCAACATGCCCCAGGCTGATGCCATGGTGCTGGTGGCAAGGAATTACGAGCGCTACAAAACAGAGTCACGGGAGAAGGAACGCGAGGAGATTGCCCGGCAGGCTGCCAAGATGGCAGATGAAGCAGTTCTGCAGGAGCGGGAGCGCCCACCCCCCATGGAGGAGGGTGTCAGAGGAGGTCACCCTCCAGGGATTCAGACTCTCTTGAACCTGCTGGCAGACAATCGCTATCTAACTGCTGAGGAGACTGATAAAGTAATTAATTACTTGAGAGACCGGAAGGAACGGTTACTGAGGGGAAGCACTGATTCTCTCCAGGGTAAGTTTCTCAGCCCCAGACAAGGCTATTAATGGTATAGTTTGTGGACCCTTTGGGCTGGGACCCGAAAACAGTCCTGGTACTGCAGAGGAGTCTTAGTGTTGTAACTTCCTCACACACTGCCTCATTTTATTGAGGTGGATGTGTCCTTGGGAGTCCTGAGACAATTCAGATCTTTCATGTGAAAGACCTTTTCTATTGGATTCTCTCAGGGAAACCACGGGACTGTCATAACTGGCTTGGCCGCTACACAAAGGGCAACAGTTGTGCTGAATGGCTTGGATTCCCCAAGCTGTGCAGCTCTCCTGTTCAGAGGGTGGCTATTCATAGATGCTTGTGTCTTTGGTAGCTGTTTCGCTGGTTTTCTTTAGGTGCCCCTTCAAGGGCATTTGCAAGAGTTTTAAcccttgtttctttctttcccagcaTCCATGTCAAGACAGTCTTTGGGGGCACCTTCAGGATCGTCTCTGGGTAGTCAGTCCAGCCTTCCAAGCTCTCAGTCTCATCAGGGTTCACAGCCTCTGGTCTCTGCTCCTTCTGTTCCAGTGTCCTCTTCTAACCCTCAGCAGGAGCTTCAAGCAAAAATCCTCAGTCTCTTCAACAGtggggcggcggcagcagcagctgctgtagcAAACAGCAGTTCTGCAGCCTCTGCAGGCACTTCAGGTGGCACTCCGAACCAGAACTTTGCTAACATGGCCAGCGGTCAGGCCCGGTCAGCACAAATGAGTGCTGGAAATTTAAACCAGGCTCAGCAGAGATTGCAGACTCCAAGCACACAGCTTCCTGCTCTCCAAGGCCCTTCAAGAAATGCAGGTCCAAGACCTGGAGCTCCTCCACAAGCTCAGCCGCTCTATGGTCAGCACCAAAATCGCCTCCCTGCACCTGGCAATGTACCTGCTCAAAGGCCAGTATCTTCTGGTATCAACTTTGACAACCCTAGTGTACAGAAAGCCTTGGACACCCTTATCCAGAGCGGTCCTGCACTCTCCCACCTAGTGAGCCAAACCGTGGCTCAGGGGAGAGCAGGGTCCTCAGCCCAGCAACCTATGGGTTCCTTCCAGCGACACTATTAAAGCTGAGCTGTCAggccctttccccttccctttgccATTCCATACTTGTAGCCGTTTAAAGTGTCTCCTGTCCTTGACATGGGACAAATGCCCCTGGATATGCATGTCCTCTCCACTTTGGCGAGAGTGTACCCCCAGTGGCATTGCTGCTGACTGTTGCTAGCGCTACCTTTCCTCACCTTGGTCTGGTTAGCAGTTTTGGGAGaagaatgctttattttctcagcGGCACAATGTGTTAAGAGCCGCTTTGGATAATCGGTTGTTTTGTCCAGTCCCAGAAGCTGCTGCAATGACAGTCCTGCATTTTCCTCACTCCCAGTAGCTGGTGTACCTTCACATTGCAGTGCAGTCTGGTCTCGCTAGATGGTCTTGGTAGTTTTGCATCAGTGGTTTTGAGGAAATAGGGACTGAACAGAGCGGTACGCTGACTGGGCCTTCTTGGAGACCCACCTTTTTGGAATGGGCACtatttttctttggatttctttttttatttcttttttttaatgacatatAAGCCAGTTGGAAAGTACAGTGGTAGCGCTAGCAGCTGAAATCATGAAGCACATGCCTGACCGCTACTTGGTAACCCAGGACCGTGCCATTTGGTCCTTCTGTAGCTGGACTGTCATGTCCTGGCACAGCGAGGGCAGAGGAAGCCTCCTCACCTCGCCCAGCTCA harbors:
- the NCOA5 gene encoding nuclear receptor coactivator 5 isoform X3, whose protein sequence is MRDARDHRDPRDLRDPRDIRDPRDLRDPRDVRDLRDPREPLYDRYRDPRDMRNPRDVRDPRDMRDPRDMRDPRDPLYRRDEAYDRYLRLEDYYRRKDDSYYDRYKEHFDRAPVNSEDRLKREERRREELYRQYYEEIKRRFDAERPVDCSVIVVNKQTKEYAESVGRKVRDLGMVVDLIFLNTEMSLTQALDDVSRGGSPFAIVITQQHQVHRSCTVNIMFGTPQEHRNMPQADAMVLVARNYERYKTESREKEREEIARQAAKMADEAVLQERERPPPMEEGVRGGHPPGIQTLLNLLADNRYLTAEETDKVINYLRDRKERLLRGSTDSLQASMSRQSLGAPSGSSLGSQSSLPSSQSHQGSQPLVSAPSVPVSSSNPQQELQAKILSLFNSGAAAAAAAVANSSSAASAGTSGGTPNQNFANMASGQARSAQMSAGNLNQAQQRLQTPSTQLPALQGPSRNAGPRPGAPPQAQPLYGQHQNRLPAPGNVPAQRPVSSGINFDNPSVQKALDTLIQSGPALSHLVSQTVAQGRAGSSAQQPMGSFQRHY
- the NCOA5 gene encoding nuclear receptor coactivator 5 isoform X1, producing MAAGGTSAGRAVKRDASPYQRRFPLCFATAPCGGRGVWRLCPGGRRPVAERARRGDINKAVERRNMNKASSRSSPARREPYAYGDGRDARRDRSPLRGSPRRDPRDGRDGRNGRDSRDTRDIRARDMRDARDHRDPRDLRDPRDIRDPRDLRDPRDVRDLRDPREPLYDRYRDPRDMRNPRDVRDPRDMRDPRDMRDPRDPLYRRDEAYDRYLRLEDYYRRKDDSYYDRYKEHFDRAPVNSEDRLKREERRREELYRQYYEEIKRRFDAERPVDCSVIVVNKQTKEYAESVGRKVRDLGMVVDLIFLNTEMSLTQALDDVSRGGSPFAIVITQQHQVHRSCTVNIMFGTPQEHRNMPQADAMVLVARNYERYKTESREKEREEIARQAAKMADEAVLQERERPPPMEEGVRGGHPPGIQTLLNLLADNRYLTAEETDKVINYLRDRKERLLRGSTDSLQASMSRQSLGAPSGSSLGSQSSLPSSQSHQGSQPLVSAPSVPVSSSNPQQELQAKILSLFNSGAAAAAAAVANSSSAASAGTSGGTPNQNFANMASGQARSAQMSAGNLNQAQQRLQTPSTQLPALQGPSRNAGPRPGAPPQAQPLYGQHQNRLPAPGNVPAQRPVSSGINFDNPSVQKALDTLIQSGPALSHLVSQTVAQGRAGSSAQQPMGSFQRHY
- the NCOA5 gene encoding nuclear receptor coactivator 5 isoform X2, whose translation is MARGRKSNSIKQSDFTNSTNPQDLERRLFIGNLPTDHMTREEMEEIFSKYGKIRALSMYHGYGFVQYDRLEDVQAALDGEKGRLYKGYRLDINKAVERRNMNKASSRSSPARREPYAYGDGRDARRDRSPLRGSPRRDPRDGRDGRNGRDSRDTRDIRARDMRDARDHRDPRDLRDPRDIRDPRDLRDPRDVRDLRDPREPLYDRYRDPRDMRNPRDVRDPRDMRDPRDMRDPRDPLYRRDEAYDRYLRLEDYYRRKDDSYYDRYKEHFDRAPVNSEDRLKREERRREELYRQYYEEIKRRFDAERPVDCSVIVVNKQTKEYAESVGRKVRDLGMVVDLIFLNTEMSLTQALDDVSRGGSPFAIVITQQHQVHRSCTVNIMFGTPQEHRNMPQADAMVLVARNYERYKTESREKEREEIARQAAKMADEAVLQERERPPPMEEGVRGGHPPGIQTLLNLLADNRYLTAEETDKVINYLRDRKERLLRGSTDSLQASMSRQSLGAPSGSSLGSQSSLPSSQSHQGSQPLVSAPSVPVSSSNPQQELQAKILSLFNSGAAAAAAAVANSSSAASAGTSGGTPNQNFANMASGQARSAQMSAGNLNQAQQRLQTPSTQLPALQGPSRNAGPRPGAPPQAQPLYGQHQNRLPAPGNVPAQRPVSSGINFDNPSVQKALDTLIQSGPALSHLVSQTVAQGRAGSSAQQPMGSFQRHY